The Malaclemys terrapin pileata isolate rMalTer1 chromosome 5, rMalTer1.hap1, whole genome shotgun sequence genomic interval CTCCATATCTatagagtcagttatctcatcatagaaggcagtcaggttggtcaggcatgacttgctgttggtgaatccatgttgacagttcctgatcaccttcctctctccaagtgcttcaaaatggattccttgaggacctgctccatggttttgccaggaactgaagtgaggctgaccagtctatagttccccgggttctctttcttcccttttttaaagatgggtactttttccaatcgtccgggacatcccccgatcaccacaaatttgcagagccattggccattatctttgaaatcacatcagccaactccctcagcaccctcggatgcattagagcTAGACCCATGGACTtctgcatgtccagcttttctaaatagtccttaacctgttctttcaccactgggggctgctcacctcctccccatactgtgttgcccagtgcagcagtctgggagctgaccttgtctgtgaagacagaggcaaaaaaagcattgagtacttcagctttttccacatcatctgtcactatgttgcctcccccattcagtaagggtcccacactttccctgaccaccttcttgttgctaacatacctatagaaacccttcttgttacccttcacatcctttgctagcggcaactccagttgtgccttagccttcctgattacacaccTACATGcgctagcaatatttttatactcctccctagtcatctatccatatttccatttcttgtaagctttctttttgagtttaaactcactgaagatttctctgttaagccaagctggtcgcctgccatatttgctattctttctgcacatatggatggtttgttcctgtgtcctcaataagaattctttaaaatacagacagttctcctggactcctttcccccctcatattagcctcccaggggatcctgcccatcagttcgcTAAGGGAGtctgtctgcttttctgaagtccagggtccgtattttgctactctcctttcttccttttgtgaggatcctgaacccgaccatctcatggtcactgctgcctaggttacCACCCACTTacacttcccctaccaattcttccctgtttgtgagcagcaggtcaagaggagcacagcccctagttggttcctccagcacttgtactaGGAAGTGTACCAACACCtgcaactcctgttgacttcgtttcgagttgtgggtgctcatcaCTGCTAAAAATCAGTGCTAAGGTATTTCAGGTTGGGCCCCCAGTTAGGAGGTCACTCTgaaaaatttggccctttatcCTTTCTCTGCTTCTGTTAACCTCTCTGTAAAATTGGTATCATAAAACTGTTACACCTCATAGGGGAGTTCTGAGTGTTAATTAGttctgagatcttcagatgaaaggtgGTAATATTTGCATTATTCGAGTgcttacatagtcaatattttaattttatagaatcatagggttggaagggacctcaggaggtcatctagtccaacctcctgctcaaagcaggaccaatccccaaccttttttttgtgtgtgtgtggccccagatccctaaatggccccttcaaggattgagctcacaaccgtgggtttagcaggccaatacttaaaccactgagctatccctcctcttcccctctctctccccccccccccccccaaacagatacttttttctctctcccaccaGAAAATTCCCTGTGGCTCAGTAAAATGTGAAACactttcccatttttctttctAAGGTGTCAAACTACTTATAATAATGAGTTGAGTTTTAGTGTTTGATTCTTGGAGTCATAGAAATCCTTAGAGATTATCCAGTTCTTAAGTCAAAGCCTATTTTGAATGGCAAGGCCCCCCCAAACTGCATCTCAAAAACAAGAGAACCTGGGTTTTGTCCTGTGAAAAACGCAACATTTATTTACACAGTATTTAAAGCCCTTCCTAGATGGGGTTGATTACATTGCTGGTCTGTGActccagttaagtcaatggagttgcctGCTCTTACAGCAGGGCTGAATTTAGCCTCTCCTTCATATTTTAGCCTAGAATGAATTTATGGCAAAATCCTTTACAATAAATGTTTTCAATTAAATTCTCATTCCCTTAAAGAGGCACTGTTATAATTGGTGAATGCTTCTAACATTTTGAGCAACATTACTGTACCAAATGGGTTTGCAGAGCCCAGCACCCCTAGAATAACAACTCAGGGACACACATGCTCTGGGGAGTAAAATCAAGAGAGCACAGCTCATCCTTTAAGTTTTGTTATTCACCGCTGATCATTTAATGCCTCATTTACATTTTGTCTCGCAAATACTATAAAAGTGGTTGCAAACTCACTTTTCTCTTTTGGGTcaaatcaagcccagtatcctttcctttctctttaaaCACAGATTTCTGCTGATGGTTATGAAGTTGAGAACCTCATCTCTGAAGACCTTGCAAAGAGAAACCGGGGCTTTCGCAGTGAATATTTCATCAAGCCCCCGGTCCATGTTACTCTCTCCTTTCCCTTCAACATAGAAATCTGCAGGATTAACATAGACATCTCATCGGGTGGGTATCAGAATTTCACGGGGCTGGACATTTACACGTCTACCTCATTGAACAAAAGCTCTTGGAACGGCCCGGAGTCTCAGTTCTCAGGTCTGGCTGGTCAGCCTGTGTCGGACAAAGACGTTTTCACACTAGTGGGCAAAGCCGTTCTAAAAAATCAAAGCAAAGTGACGTTCAGCCACAGAGGCTTCAAGCCAAGGCCTCCTTTCCATCAGATGGAAGCTGTCTTCTACCCTGGTTCTGCATCTCATGACCTATGGAATAAAGGCCCTGCCTCACTGAGCAATGTATCACACTTAAAAATTTGCATCTCCCATGTAGCAGGAGGTGGCCTCCCTTGCATTAAAagactggaggtctgggggcagcCAGCCAAGTCATGCCCGCAGGAAGTGATGGACAGCGTGTTCCGAGTGGCCTCTGAGTGCCTGGCTCAGGGCTTGGGCGTCCAGAGTGCCAGTTTCATTTTACCAATGGAAAGCGAGTGTGTGCCCTTAAGCAACTCCAACAGCGAACAGCAGAGTCTCCAGAAGCTAGTCGATGTTGTTCAGGATATCCCTGAAGAGTTCTTGGACCCTATCACTCTGGAGATAATGCCCTTCCCAATGCTGCTGCCGTCTGGCAAGGTGATCGACCAGAGCACTTTGGAGAAATGCAACCGGAGTGAGGCTTCCTGGGGTCGGGTGCCCAGCGATCCTTTCACTGGGGTTGCCTTTAGCCAACACTCCCAGCCTCTCCCTCACCCCTCTCTAAAGGCGAGGATAGACCACTTCCTACTACAGCACAGCATTCCAGGCACCAACCTCCTCGGGAGGGCTCAGGTCTTAGGGATGGTCACACCTTCTTCCCTAACCATGTCCTCTCTGAAAAGGAAAATGGACTGCATGGAGCAAAGCCCTGATTACAGCAATCACGTAGAACCCTCCTATTTTTCTACCACAAACTTACTAGCCATGTCTACCTCAGAGACCAGtgctaaaaaaatgaaaactgagagtGACTCGCATTTGGCCCAAATGGACTGTTCGACAGGTATCTCGCTTCCCTAATTCTCATTGTTTCTTCACCTTCCTCGTCTCCCAGGACCAGAGTCACACACACCAACCCAAATGTGATTTCACTTAATCCTCACATCTCCTGCAGATTCTCACACCAAAACCTAGGAGCGCTTTTTGAGGCTGTTGTCTTTTACTCCTGCCAAACATTATGGAAATGGTTTTAGCATGTCATTCATGTCTGATTTTCCCCTTTCCTCTACCCAGTACGTTCTTTATTTCATAGCCAGATTTTACTTCTGTTTTATGGTGGTTGTTTTTTCAGTCCCTGACCGCATTGTTCTGCCTATGTCAATCTACACCATTTATTTGCCCATAATTGATTCAGATCACTTAATTTTTCCATTAgtcttttatttcctttgtccCCATTATTTTCAGTTCATTGACAAGTTTTGCTGTGCTGGAAAATCATCTCACTTGCAGCCTGTGCAAAAAAATTATTGGGATTCTACTAGCCCAGGCCCACAATCTGCTGGCCCGTCGCCCCCTTAATGGGGGAAAAACCCTCAAATGTCTTCCCTGCGCTGAATGAACTGGTTTGTAGGATCATGTGTGGGCTGCTTACACAGATCACTGCGATCACAAATGTGCTCCTACTGACCCTTCTGCTGCTTATGCTCCTAACGGTTCTCCCCCAAGTGGCACTTATTTATCGCAGCACAGCTTTAGAAGCACTTGTCAAATCCCAATCAATAACACTAAATGCTTGTGTTGATGGACATCCCTGCCAAGGGAGCATAAAACCTCAGAACCAATGGATAGCAGAATGagcacgcgggggggggggtgtgtgtgtgtccaatcAGAGTGAAGTGCTAGAGGCCAAGGGACAGCACTTGAAAGGCTGGAGGGGAAGGCACTACACATGGGCTGTGGGTGATTAAACCAGAGAGGACATTTCCAAAGAAGAAGCCTTTACAGTTGCTAAAAGTGGGCTGTAGCAAGTGTCCGGGGGGTAGCAGTTTGACACTGgtatctcccccctcctccccccccccccccccccggtattggCCGCTTTCACACTGTTAGAAAAATGTCTGTGAGCAGAGCCATTGGGCACGAGCTAGTCTTCGTGAATCATTTGCCAACTGTCATGTCACCAGCTATGGGCCCAGTCTTGCACCCCTGGATcggtgagcagtcccactgatcaTCCAAGGCTTTACCACACAGCTTAGGTCCCTTCTGTGCTACAACCAGTCAGTGTCAACCAAGCCAGGAGATAGCCATGTTGTGAGTGGGTTCTCTGGCTGGGGTGTACTTGCTGTAATGTAGGCGGCCTCTCGGGCTCCCTGTCACTGTACGTTGGGCGTGGGGCGCTGGCTAGCTCTTCCAGCGATCGTGGATTGATAGCGCACTCAAGCTTTTTAACTGCTGAGCCAGTTACACTGATGGGAGAGGCAGGAGGGCTCTGAGGTTAAAGCACAAGACAAATGCATTTGCCCCTCCAGAATGAGACCTACTGCTTCTGCTCTTTCATTCTTAACAGGTAGTGCGTTCGGTCTCTCTGTCCTCTAACGAGCAGCTTAGCACAAGGGGGATGATAGGCCTGCTGTCTCCAAGCATGCTCGGTTATGTAAAGAATTAATTTTTTCTTGGCATATTTATTTCCTTCCTTGTTTGTGCCGAAATACCTAGAATGTGTTGAACCTGGGCTCACTCTGGCTTTGCTCCAGAACGCACAGCCCTTTATATGCAGACAACTCCCTTTTGCTCTGCATCTTTCTTACCCGTTGTGTGCCATAATCATAGTTACTGAGTTATTTAATAACATCGCCGATAAAGAGAGGTAAATGAAGTTGAATAACCAAGGGAGAAGAGACTACATGGGCAGGGAAAGTTTGAAGAGAAGTGGAGAGTCACTGAGGCAGTGAAGTTTAGGTAGTCCGGTCCACGTACAGCAATGTTAACACCCAGCATATGGGTGTCTGTTGGACACAGAAGGATTGTCTCCCTGAAGAGCTGAGTTGAATTTTCTTTAATAcattctgcaaagacttaataTAAACCAAATAGGATTTGGGCTGCAGGTGTAATGGAGAAAGTTTGTCCACAGCAGGTACATGAAAATATCAAAGGTGGGCCAAAGCCGCACACTTCAGCTCTGAAGTCTCCCAGAGTTTGGGGCTTGTTGATTCAGAGCAGGCTTCAGAAAACGTGaccatttattttgtattacagtagcacttagagaCCTCAACTGAGATTGGgtccccattgttctaggtgctgtgtATACACACAGTAAATGAATCCTTGCCCCCAAGGATCTTCTTCCCATATCTATTGAGCTTCTGTAACCTTCATCTCTGTATCTGAGCACCCATAGTCGAAGGATCTCCCCAGGGAGATTTATTAAACAGACCATTCACACAGTAATGCCAGTCTACTCATACATGGTCTTTAGCTAAACTAGATCTTTGGGACCATGTAGGGGGGAAATGCTGCCAGACCTTGCAAAGCAACCAGAGGGTTCCAGGCCCTGATGACAAGACACGGTCTTCTAGCTTATGTCCCCAGTTCAGATTTATGTCTCCGAAACCAAACAAAAGTACAAAATGGAGGGGTATCCATATGaaaatgaaaacagcattttctttTTCGTTTAAACATTCCCCATCAGCGTTAGAAACCAAACCAATGGCACTGAGCTAGTGCCTACagaccagaaagtgaaactgaccagtctagCACCAGCTGGCCAAGCTGAGCGAAAtgcagaagtaaagaaagggtgattgggattttcaaaagggctcaaaggagttaggtgcttaaatgccATTGAAGTGCAGGCTTTAACTCCCTTAGTCCTCTTTGTAAGCCccaagcaataaaaataaataaatcgtAGCATGTATATTGGGCTTGTccttcatagatctcaaagcactctacccAGCTGGGCGAGGTATCCGTATCCCAACTTCACAGGTGGCCAGCCATGCGTTAACTCAGCCCTAAGGCACGGTTTTGAAGAGAAGTAAAAGGGCTTTTGTCTTATGTTGAGATCATCccttcaaaattaaaaatatgtttagtAGCGAAGCAGCATTTATTTTGTCCCTTGATgccttctcttccttctccccctccctcccccccgtggcTATTTCTAGATCTCATGCCTCTCTCTGCAGGTCCAGTCTCTCATGAACAGAAGCTGTCCGAAAGCTTGGACATTGCCTTGACCTCTGCACTCAGCTCTAGGCCATCATTTACAGCTAGGTTGATAaaaggccagcagcagctgcatagCGAGGGGGGTTGCAGCAGTTCGTGGAATGCA includes:
- the UBOX5 gene encoding RING finger protein 37 isoform X3 codes for the protein MVINICLPQFKPRIHCNKISADGYEVENLISEDLAKRNRGFRSEYFIKPPVHVTLSFPFNIEICRINIDISSGGYQNFTGLDIYTSTSLNKSSWNGPESQFSGLAGQPVSDKDVFTLVGKAVLKNQSKVTFSHRGFKPRPPFHQMEAVFYPGSASHDLWNKGPASLSNVSHLKICISHVAGGGLPCIKRLEVWGQPAKSCPQEVMDSVFRVASECLAQGLGVQSASFILPMESECVPLSNSNSEQQSLQKLVDVVQDIPEEFLDPITLEIMPFPMLLPSGKVIDQSTLEKCNRSEASWGRVPSDPFTGVAFSQHSQPLPHPSLKARIDHFLLQHSIPGTNLLGRAQVLGMVTPSSLTMSSLKRKMDCMEQSPDYSNHVEPSYFSTTNLLAMSTSETSAKKMKTESDSHLAQMDCSTEHNSSPVQGCASCNRTFSSYFKMEPVYQLPCGHLLCRPCLAEKQKSLTILCMNCKRSVSAHDVLRVHF
- the UBOX5 gene encoding RING finger protein 37 isoform X1 encodes the protein MVINICLPQFKPRIHCNKISADGYEVENLISEDLAKRNRGFRSEYFIKPPVHVTLSFPFNIEICRINIDISSGGYQNFTGLDIYTSTSLNKSSWNGPESQFSGLAGQPVSDKDVFTLVGKAVLKNQSKVTFSHRGFKPRPPFHQMEAVFYPGSASHDLWNKGPASLSNVSHLKICISHVAGGGLPCIKRLEVWGQPAKSCPQEVMDSVFRVASECLAQGLGVQSASFILPMESECVPLSNSNSEQQSLQKLVDVVQDIPEEFLDPITLEIMPFPMLLPSGKVIDQSTLEKCNRSEASWGRVPSDPFTGVAFSQHSQPLPHPSLKARIDHFLLQHSIPGTNLLGRAQVLGMVTPSSLTMSSLKRKMDCMEQSPDYSNHVEPSYFSTTNLLAMSTSETSAKKMKTESDSHLAQMDCSTDLMPLSAGPVSHEQKLSESLDIALTSALSSRPSFTARLIKGQQQLHSEGGCSSSWNANALAEHNSSPVQGCASCNRTFSSYFKMEPVYQLPCGHLLCRPCLAEKQKSLTILCMNCKRSVSAHDVLRVHF
- the UBOX5 gene encoding RING finger protein 37 isoform X2, which encodes MVINICLPQFKPRIHCNKISADGYEVENLISEDLAKRNRGFRSEYFIKPPVHVTLSFPFNIEICRINIDISSGGYQNFTGLDIYTSTSLNKSSWNGPESQFSGLAGQPVSDKDVFTLVGKAVLKNQSKVTFSHRGFKPRPPFHQMEAVFYPGSASHDLWNKGPASLSNVSHLKICISHVAGGGLPCIKRLEVWGQPAKSCPQEVMDSVFRVASECLAQGLGVQSASFILPMESECVPLSNSNSEQQSLQKLVDVVQDIPEEFLDPITLEIMPFPMLLPSGKVIDQSTLEKCNRSEASWGRVPSDPFTGVAFSQHSQPLPHPSLKARIDHFLLQHSIPGTNLLGRAQVLGMVTPSSLTMSSLKRKMDCMEQSPDYSNHVEPSYFSTTNLLAMSTSETSAKKMKTESDSHLAQMDCSTGPVSHEQKLSESLDIALTSALSSRPSFTARLIKGQQQLHSEGGCSSSWNANALAEHNSSPVQGCASCNRTFSSYFKMEPVYQLPCGHLLCRPCLAEKQKSLTILCMNCKRSVSAHDVLRVHF